TTAACCGCCGTAAAATCTGGATTCAATGAATTGTCCGGCTCATTTATTTGGTTAATCAGCATTTGGCCGTTTATCATCATATTTTGTGTATTAGCCTATTTTATTAGAAAAAGATTTAAAAGAAGAAAAAAAGAATAATCATGTATCCGTATTTCAAGAAGAAATTTATTATACCAGTCGCTGCGGCGGGAATGTTATTTGTTGGAACCAGTTTTAAAGAAGATTTTTTTGAAATTGCCAAACAGATCGAGATTTTTACGACTTTGTTTAAAGCCGTAAATACCAATTATGTTGACGAAACCAATCCGGGAGATTTGATGGATAAGGCCATAAAGAGCATGTTGGCAAGTCTAGATCCGTACACGGTTTATTTTAACGAACAAGATGTTGTCAATTTTAAAATCAATAATACCGGAGAATATACAGGAATTGGTGCTTTGATTTCTAGAAAAAAAGACCGTTTAATTGTTCGCGAGCCTTATAAAAATTATCCAGCAGACAAAGCTGGACTTAAAGCAGGTGACGAAATTATCCAGATTGGCGATGTTTTGATTGCTGATTTTAATGATGATGCTTCTCAACTTTTAAAGGGAACAAAAAATACGAAAATCAACATCAAATATCTTCGTCAAGGAAAACCAAATACTACCGTTTTAGTTTTGGATGAAGTTGATATTAAATCGGTTCCCTTTTATGGAAAAATTGATGATAAAACGGGTTATATTGTTTTGGCCCATTTTAGCAGAAAAGCTTCTGCAGAAGTAAAAGAAGCGTTGGAAAAACTTAAAGCCGACGGTGCCAAACAAATAGTTTTGGATTTGAGAGGAAATCCTGGTGGTTTATTAAACGAAGCCATTGATATCTGTAATTTATTTGTTCCAAAAAATGAAGTTATTGTAACAACAAAATCTAGAATTGAAAAACACAATAATACTTATAAAACACAAAAAGAGCCAGTTGATACGGAGATTCCATTGGCCATTTTAGTAAACGGAAGAAGTGCCTCGGCATCTGAAATTGTTTCTGGCGCTTTGCAGGATTTGGATCGTGCTGTTATTCTTGGAAGCAGAAGCTTTGGAAAAGGTTTGGTGCAGCGTTCTGTCGATTTAACTTACGGAACACAATTAAAAGTTACCATTTCAAGATATTACACGCCTTCAGGAAGATGTATTCAGGCTCTTGATTATGCACACAAAGATAAAAATGGTGTCGCGCAAAAAACGGATGCCAAAAACTATAATGCTTTTAAAACTAGAAAAGGCAGAACGGTTTATGACGGCGGAGGGGTTTTACCAGATATAGAATTGGAAGAAGCAAAAACCAGTGCAATTGCTACTGCTTTAATCAAAAATGATGGTGTTTTTGATTATGCAACAACATACTATTACAAAAATCCAAATTTGGGCGATAAGATTCCGACTTTGACTGATACAGATTATACTGCTTTCAAACAATATTTGAAAACTAACAAAATCACTTTTGACACAGAAACCGAAGTGGCTTTGAAAAATACTTTAGCTGCAGCTAAAAAAGAAAAAATAGACGAGACCATTACTGCCGAATATCAGCAATTGTTAAATGCTTTAGAAAAAAGCGAAACTACTTTACTGGATAAAAACCAAAAAGAGATTAAAAACATGATCTTGGAAGAATTGATTAAAAGATATCAATATCAGGAAGGTTTGTATCAGTATTACTTAAAAAACAATTCTGAAATTAAAAGAGCAGTTAGCGTATTAAATAACCAAACAGAATATAAGACGATTTTAAAAATGTAGTGAATGAAGATAACTTTAGCCTTGGTTCTTTTTTCATATTATACAGTAAACGCACAACAAAAACCTGTTGAAACTATTTATTTTGAATTCGACAAGTATGATTTGACAGAAAAGCAAATCAGTGTGGTTTCTAACTTTATAAAAAGCATAGACACTTCTAGAGTTGAGTCTATTCAGATTTATGGCTATTGTGATGATCGTGGAAATGATGAGTATAACTTTAGATTGTCAAACAATCGAGCCAATACCATTCAGGATCTATTGATCAAAAAAGGATTCAATCAAAGTAAAATTGTTATTCTGGAAGGAAAAGGGCGTGTTGTCGTAAAAGCAGATACGATAGAAAATCTGTACGAAACGCGTCTCCGAAATCGGCGGGTTGACTTAATTGTTGTTAAAAAGAATAGTTTTGGAAAAGGAATTCACACTTCTTTCAAAGATAAGTTAAAAGTAGGCGATAAAGTTTGTCTAGAATCCATTTTATTTGAAATTGGAAGTGCCAAATTAACTCCCAATTCTAAAAAAGAATTGGATAAAATTGCAATAACGCTTCAAGATCATCGAAACTTAAACTTTGAAATACGTGGACACGTTTGCTGCACACCCGAAATTTACAGCGACGGAATTGATAAAGACACTAAAGAAAGGAGACTTTCTTGGAATCGCGCCAAAACTGTTTTCCATTATTTAATGTCCAAAAAAGTATCCAAAAGCCGCATGACCTATATTGGATGCGGCAATAAATATCCTTTAGGCCGAGGCGATAATTACGATCGGCGGGTAGAATTTGTCATTACTAAGATTTAGTTTTTAAAGTCTCTAAGATGCTGAGTTGCTAAGATTCTAAGATTTCCTCATTTTTATTATTCGAGAATCATTTCTATATGCGGAATATCATCTTCTAAATACATTTCGCTGGTTTGCACAAAACCGTGGCTTTCATAGAATTTCTTCAAATACAATTGCGCTCCTATGGTAATTTTATCTTTCCCAAAATTGGATTGAATTTGTGCAATAGCTTCTCGCATTAATTCGTGTCCCCATTTTCTGTCTCTGTAATTTTGATCTACAACGACTCTTCCGATCGAAGCATTATCGAAACTAATTCCAGCATCAAATAAGCGCGAATACGCTACGATTTTACCTTCAAATTCTCCTATAAGGTGCAATGCTTTCTTGTCTTTGCCATCAAGGTCTAAATAAACGCAATTTTGCTCCACTACAAAGATTTCACTTCGCAATCTGAGCAAATCATATAACTCATGAACCGTTAGTGCCTCAAAAGGCTTTATTTTCCATTTTAATTCCATTATTCTACTTTTTGCCACCAAGGCATGAAGGCGCTAAGTTATATTTTAAAATATAAAAGCACAAAGTTAAATTTCAGATAGATTTGAAAAAACTTTGCGCCTTTGTTGCTTTGTCACTTTGTTTCTATAGAAAACTACTTCTTCGTCATTACGATTTCCATGCTTTTATATTCTGTTCCATTTTTTGTATCGTACATTTCCATTTTTCGTGTTTTAGCATCTACGATAGTGTAAACTTCTCTGTACTTTGTATTTTTTGCTGTTACTGGATCGGCCATTTCTCCGTCAAATTCTATACTCTTGGCACTTTCATTATACTTTCCTCTGCCTATCATCATCCCAGTTCCCATATTATCAATAAATGTAGAGATGTATTCTTTACTCGCATTATTATAGCCTACTGTGCCTTTACCATCAAATGGCTGTCCCATCATAGTTCCTTTGTAAGTTGCCTCTTGAAAACGTCCGCCTAATATCATTTTGATTTCGGCTACACAAGTTTCTTTTTCAGGTTTTGCGTTTGCATCCGACCAAAATGTCATATCGCAGTTCCAAGTTCCAACTTCATCAGCCAGTATTTTATGTGGATTTCCTGGTGTTGCATATTCTTGCCAGGCTTTCATCTGCGCCGCAGAATCTAATGGCGCTTCAGCAACTGGTTCTTCTGTTTTAATAGAATCTGTCGCCGTTGTAGGCGTGGCTTCTTCCTTCACTTCTTTTTTACAAGAAATAAAACATAAGGTTATTATTGCTAAGGTTGCGGTTAATTTTTTCATAACTAATTGTTTTTATGTTTGTTATGAATAAAAGTACGAAAAATTTTGTTACAAGTTTAAAGTTTCAAATTTCACGTTTACACGCTGAAAGAATTGAAACTCAAAGAACTTGAAACATGAAACAAAAAACCTATCGTTTGTCTATTTTGACTGTTTTAATAATGGCTTCAAGTTCTAGCATTAGATCGCGTTCTTGATGTGAGGGCGAATAAGAGAATCCTTCAATAACCAAAACACGATTAAAGGTTGGGTCTATAATTGCATAATTGATAAATGGTCCTGTCATGAAATCATTTTTCAATTCCCATGTTCCTTTTGTTTCGAAGGCTTCTTTATTGTCCAATATTATTTTTGAGAAATAGGGTGCATAAGCTTCACTGGTAATCATTTGTGTATTGGGTTCACGGCCCTGAATGTATTTACCTATTGAATCACGCATTTTGACAATAGCATTTACAACGTCTTTTTTCTTCTTGAAATTATATAGCGGAATCTGATAAATTAACAGACTAGTATTACCACTTATAATTTCCTTCTTAAGCCAGATGAATTTCTTTTTATGCAACATGTATTCATATCCTGTCGGGATTTGAATATTGATGTGAAACTTGTTCTTAATAATCGCTTTATTTAACAATGAAGCACTGTTATCTTCTTGAATTTTCTGAATTTCGGCATCGTGAATAATTTTGATTATTTGCGGTGCGTTCAATTCTAGACTGCATATAATATCGTCTACCGATTTTCCGTAAATGCGAAAGGTATTGTGAGGAAGAGTTTTGCTTCGAATGATTTCGAATTTCTCTGCGTTTGTTTTTTTAACTACAATGATGCTTCGGCTATCTGTAACAAAACCTTCAAGCAACCTAGCAGGATATTGATTAATGGTAAAAAGCGGTTCTTCTTGAGTAAGTCCAAGAACCGGTGAGGCAAATTTATTTCTAATACTATCGCCTACTTCTCCGTACCACAACTGATCATCAATTATGACCGATATGGTATTGGTTTTTCCAGAAACTGTTTCGCTTTGTTTTTCACTCTTGAAACAAGAAGTCAGGAAAAATGGAACTAATAGCAATAAAAAATGGGTTTTATTCATTTTTTTAATTTATGAAATAAAACCCAAATTTAATAAGATTTTTCTATTATCCGTTTATTTTAAGTTTCATTCCCGGTTTAATATCTTCATCTTTAATGCCATTCCATTTTTTAATATCTGAAATTGTTACTCCAGGATATTTTTTAGAAATGCTGTATAAAGAATCTCCTTTTTTAACGTAATAATCTTCACTAACGTTTTTAGAAGGTGCTTTTTTCTTGAATGTATCAACCGAGTTTGATGCAATTGCTGTTGAAGCCGGCTCTTCTATAACTATTGCTGCTTTAGAAATAATAAGTGTTTTTCCTAAACCAATGTTATTTGAAGTTAAATCGTTAAGTTCTTTTAACTCCGCAATAGTCGTACCGAATTTCTTTGCAATGCTACCTAAATTGTCGCCAGCAACTACAACATAGTCCATATCGACAGCTGTTTTCTCTTTATTTTCAGCAGATGCGATTGCTTCTTCTTTTTTATCTACAATTGCATTTGCTTTAATAGCTGAAGGTGAAGACTCTTCAGGTTTAATTTTTAAACTTCTGCCAATTGCAACTGCATTTGTTTTTAAATTATTCCATTTTTTAATCTCGCCAATGCTCACATTATACTTGGAAGCGATTGCACCTAAATTATCTCCTTTTCTAACTTTATAAAATTCGAAATCTCCATTATCAATAGCCGCAGGTTTAACTGTTGCTGGTTTTGCTTTCGGAGCATATTTTACAGCTAATCTAGAAGAGGTCGATCTAAATTCTGTATTGTGTTTTACGTAAGCATAAATTTGCTCTTCGTTTGATACAAAAGTTGCTACTTTATCTTTTGGAAGTCTGATAAAATGCTGTTCTCCTTGATAAAAAGGAACAACTCCCATTTTGTATGACGGATTTAAAAGCTGAATTTGTGATTGTGGCATGTCTAACAAATCGGCAATCTGTTTGAAAGACATTTGATTTTTGATTGCTACAGTATCTGTTTCAAAGTTTTTAACCACAGCTCTTTCCGGATTGATTCCGTGTTCTTTGTGGTATTCAAAAAGGTACATTGTGGCTAAGAAAGCGGGTACGTAACCTTGAGTTTCTTTTGGAAGATAATTACGAATGTCCCAGTATTTTGTTTTTCCGCCAGAACGACGAATCGCTTTGGTAACATTTCCTGGACCTGAGTTGTAAGAAGCTAAAACCAGTTCCCAGTCGCCAAAAATATTGAACATTTTGGTCATGTACTCAGACGCTGCAGCCGTAGCTTTAAGAGGATCACTTCTTTCGTCGATATAAGAATCGATTTTTAAAGCGTATTGTTTTCCGGTTCCGTACATAAACTGCCAAAGTCCCGTAGCGCCCATTTTAGAAACTGCTTTAGGATTTAAAGCAGATTCTACAACGGCTAAATATTTTATTTCCAAAGGAACATTTTGTTTGGCAAAAGCATCCTCGAACATTGGGAAATAATATTCTGATAAAGCCATTAATCGAGAAAACGATTTTTTACGGTTCTTAAGAAATGACTTTATTATATTTTCTAAACCTTGATTGTATTGTATCTCAAAAGGTGATTTCTGATTCATTGCCGCCAAACGCTGTTTTAGCAGTTCGGTTGGGAGTTCTTCATCAACAGTAACATCTTTGTTAATGGTTTGAATGTCTTTGGTCAGATCATCATAAATATCTAGACTTACTAATTCATTCATCCAAAGAC
The Flavobacterium humidisoli DNA segment above includes these coding regions:
- a CDS encoding S41 family peptidase → MYPYFKKKFIIPVAAAGMLFVGTSFKEDFFEIAKQIEIFTTLFKAVNTNYVDETNPGDLMDKAIKSMLASLDPYTVYFNEQDVVNFKINNTGEYTGIGALISRKKDRLIVREPYKNYPADKAGLKAGDEIIQIGDVLIADFNDDASQLLKGTKNTKINIKYLRQGKPNTTVLVLDEVDIKSVPFYGKIDDKTGYIVLAHFSRKASAEVKEALEKLKADGAKQIVLDLRGNPGGLLNEAIDICNLFVPKNEVIVTTKSRIEKHNNTYKTQKEPVDTEIPLAILVNGRSASASEIVSGALQDLDRAVILGSRSFGKGLVQRSVDLTYGTQLKVTISRYYTPSGRCIQALDYAHKDKNGVAQKTDAKNYNAFKTRKGRTVYDGGGVLPDIELEEAKTSAIATALIKNDGVFDYATTYYYKNPNLGDKIPTLTDTDYTAFKQYLKTNKITFDTETEVALKNTLAAAKKEKIDETITAEYQQLLNALEKSETTLLDKNQKEIKNMILEELIKRYQYQEGLYQYYLKNNSEIKRAVSVLNNQTEYKTILKM
- a CDS encoding DUF1579 domain-containing protein — encoded protein: MKKLTATLAIITLCFISCKKEVKEEATPTTATDSIKTEEPVAEAPLDSAAQMKAWQEYATPGNPHKILADEVGTWNCDMTFWSDANAKPEKETCVAEIKMILGGRFQEATYKGTMMGQPFDGKGTVGYNNASKEYISTFIDNMGTGMMIGRGKYNESAKSIEFDGEMADPVTAKNTKYREVYTIVDAKTRKMEMYDTKNGTEYKSMEIVMTKK
- a CDS encoding LysM peptidoglycan-binding domain-containing protein — translated: MIVKKLSLVVSAFFSLAVCAQETAKADLELKPEVKLSYLDSIKSTFKKDHLATKVDSLWMNELVSLDIYDDLTKDIQTINKDVTVDEELPTELLKQRLAAMNQKSPFEIQYNQGLENIIKSFLKNRKKSFSRLMALSEYYFPMFEDAFAKQNVPLEIKYLAVVESALNPKAVSKMGATGLWQFMYGTGKQYALKIDSYIDERSDPLKATAAASEYMTKMFNIFGDWELVLASYNSGPGNVTKAIRRSGGKTKYWDIRNYLPKETQGYVPAFLATMYLFEYHKEHGINPERAVVKNFETDTVAIKNQMSFKQIADLLDMPQSQIQLLNPSYKMGVVPFYQGEQHFIRLPKDKVATFVSNEEQIYAYVKHNTEFRSTSSRLAVKYAPKAKPATVKPAAIDNGDFEFYKVRKGDNLGAIASKYNVSIGEIKKWNNLKTNAVAIGRSLKIKPEESSPSAIKANAIVDKKEEAIASAENKEKTAVDMDYVVVAGDNLGSIAKKFGTTIAELKELNDLTSNNIGLGKTLIISKAAIVIEEPASTAIASNSVDTFKKKAPSKNVSEDYYVKKGDSLYSISKKYPGVTISDIKKWNGIKDEDIKPGMKLKING
- a CDS encoding OmpA family protein yields the protein MKITLALVLFSYYTVNAQQKPVETIYFEFDKYDLTEKQISVVSNFIKSIDTSRVESIQIYGYCDDRGNDEYNFRLSNNRANTIQDLLIKKGFNQSKIVILEGKGRVVVKADTIENLYETRLRNRRVDLIVVKKNSFGKGIHTSFKDKLKVGDKVCLESILFEIGSAKLTPNSKKELDKIAITLQDHRNLNFEIRGHVCCTPEIYSDGIDKDTKERRLSWNRAKTVFHYLMSKKVSKSRMTYIGCGNKYPLGRGDNYDRRVEFVITKI
- a CDS encoding GNAT family N-acetyltransferase, producing the protein MELKWKIKPFEALTVHELYDLLRLRSEIFVVEQNCVYLDLDGKDKKALHLIGEFEGKIVAYSRLFDAGISFDNASIGRVVVDQNYRDRKWGHELMREAIAQIQSNFGKDKITIGAQLYLKKFYESHGFVQTSEMYLEDDIPHIEMILE
- a CDS encoding DUF4837 family protein: MNKTHFLLLLVPFFLTSCFKSEKQSETVSGKTNTISVIIDDQLWYGEVGDSIRNKFASPVLGLTQEEPLFTINQYPARLLEGFVTDSRSIIVVKKTNAEKFEIIRSKTLPHNTFRIYGKSVDDIICSLELNAPQIIKIIHDAEIQKIQEDNSASLLNKAIIKNKFHINIQIPTGYEYMLHKKKFIWLKKEIISGNTSLLIYQIPLYNFKKKKDVVNAIVKMRDSIGKYIQGREPNTQMITSEAYAPYFSKIILDNKEAFETKGTWELKNDFMTGPFINYAIIDPTFNRVLVIEGFSYSPSHQERDLMLELEAIIKTVKIDKR